The Pantoea eucalypti sequence AGCCGGAGAGTGGGCAGAGATAACAGAAACAGAAAGGCCGCGTCATACGCGGCCCTGTGGGTTACTTCTGGTCTGGCGGGGAAGGTTGCTTATCGCCGGACTCGGGTGCTTCGGATGGATCATCTTTTTCGATTAATGTCATGAACTCTCCTCTTGTTACCCACACGCTATTAAGTATAGAACGCTTTGCAGGAGATGTGATGAAAGTTATGTTTTGATGACAGAAACGAAAAAAGCAGGCTTTTGGGCTGCTTTTCAGGGAATTTGGTCGGCACGAGAGGATTTGAACCTCCGACCCCGGACACCCCATGACCGTGCGCTACCAGGCTGCGCTACGTGCCGAACACTGGAGGATTAGTCTACTGGTTATCGTCATGAATGCAAGATACCTGCCGACTATTTGCCTGATAATTAATCAGTTAGCGATAAACCGCTTCTCCTCGGTCAGGACCTGCAACAGCAACGCCAGCTCTGGCTTGTGATCTTTCAGCGCGTTGCCCTGTGCATCATAAGCGCGATAGCTGCCGTTGTTGTTGAGCACCAGCGTCACCTGCGGCGTGGTAATCACCAGCTTATTCTCTTCACTGCTCGCCACCCAGTCATGACGGCGACGTGCAGCAAACAAATCTTCACCCTGTGAATAGTTCACCGGATTGGTCCGCACATGCAGCAGTCGCTGCATCAGCGTTGCCATTACATCCTGATGATCAGAGAGCCGATCAACAGTTTGCGCCGGTGTATCAGGCCAGTGAATCACCAGTGGCACCTGCAGCGTCTGACGGTTTCCGGCGCTGTCAGGATCGCCATCCAGTGCCAGACCACGCTGCGCCGTAATCACTACGACGGTGTTCTTCAGCAAATCACGCGCCTGCAGGCTGCTTAGCACGGCGCTAATCTGTTCATCAACAGCAGGTGCCTGACGGAGATAACTGCGCTGACGCGCTTTGCTGTTGTCGCCGGTGACATCAGGCCCGTTCAGAGCAATCCATGAGAACCACGGCGCCTGCGAAGCTTTCTGTTTCTCCAGCCAGTTCTGCCATTGCGCCACGGTGCTGGCGTTGGGCTGGCTGGTTGTCGCAGGCAGTGAATAGTCGGTCAGCAGCGCCTGACGGTAGAGCGGCGGATTAAAGCCTTCCGAGGAGAACAGGCCAAACTGATAACCCTGAGTACTCAGTGCCCCCAGCAGTGCCGACGGTGTTCGTGATGCCAGAATACCGTTCATGTAACTGGAGGAGATGCCATAGAACAGGCCAAACAACCCTTTCTCAGGTGTATCACCGGCGCTGTAGTGCTGGGTAAAACGCACGTTTTCGCTGGCGAACTGATTAAGCTGCGGCAGCGCTTTGGCAAGCGTAGCATTGTTCAGACCATCAACAGTCAGCACCAGCAGGTTGTTACGGGTGCCAGCATCGCGGAAGGTGATATCGCTCAGCGGATACTCTACCGCCACCGCTTCCGGATCGCCCTGCTGAATCAACCGGCGCTGATACTCCTGCGCATCCAGCAGACCGTGACGTTCAAGGAAGCGACGGGCCGTCATCGGATAGGAGAGCGGCAGATTGGCGCGCTGCATGGTAATCGGGCGATAGAAGTTGGCATCGGCCCAGATATACATCAGGTGGCTGGCAAAGAAGGCGCTGATAAACAGAGCGGCGACAGGTTTACCAAACGAGCGGCGATTCAGGCTACGCAGCTTCTGCCAGCTCCAGGTCGCAAACAGCATCTCGACCAGGAATATCAGCGGCACGCTGATAAACATCAGTTGCCAGTCGCGCGCCATCTCGCTCTGGTCGGGGTTAATGACCAGCTCCCACACCACAGGATTAAGGTGCAGGTGGAAACGGCTGAACACTGCACTGTCGACCATTATCAGCGTCAGTCCGGCAGTGGCGACCACCGCGGATAACACCCGCATCAGCCGTTGCGACATCACCACAAAGGTCAGCGGGAAGATAATCAGCAGATAGGCAGCGAAAACGACAAAACTAAAGTGGCCAACCCAGCTGGTATAGGCGTAGATGCGCCCCGCCAGCGAAGAAGGCCAGTCGGCGACCAACAGGTAGCGACTGCCTAAAATCAGCGCGAATAAGATGTTAAACAGAGCAAACCAGTGCCCCCAACTGATCATCTGGGAGACTTTTTCGCGGTAGCGCTGCTGGTTGGTTACCATATTATGAAATCAAATCAGCCAATTAATGGGCGTTATCGTCACGCACTGATGCCTGAAGGGCATCGGCGAAAGAACGTGCCAGTGAACGACGTTGCGCCGGAGCGACATCGCTGTTAATTAAGTTGGTCACCATATTTCCCAGAACCATCAGGGAGAGATCGGTGGGGGCCTTGTCCTTGTGCAGGATTTGGGCCATTTCCGCGAGGAGTTGTTCCACGCGTTCGTCACTGTAACGGGATGATTGTGCCATATCGTCGTCTAAGCTCATTTCAAAAGGCGATATATTACCGGAATAGCGCACTTTTTACCGCAATTTTATCGAAAGCAGTACGTTCGCTTCACGCATAGAGTTGAAAGCCGATGCTGGCGGTGTTTGAATACGCGCCTGTGCTAAAAGGAGAGTCTACCATGAGTCTGGATATCGACCAGATTGCCCTGCATCAGTTAATCAAACGCGATGAAAACCAGCTTGAACTGGCGCTGCGCGATTCACTGCTGCCTGCCACCAACACGGTTAACGCGATGGTGGAGGAGTTACACCGGGTTTACAGCGCAAAAAGCAAAGCCTATGGCCTGTTCAATGCAGAAAGTGAACTGGCAGAAGCGCTGCGTAATTGTCGTAAGGGCAACGATGATTTTCTCGCTTTTAGCCGCGCTGCAACAGGTCGTCTGCGCGACGAGCTGGCCAAATATCCGTTCGCTGAAGGCGGCGTGGTGCTGTTTATTCACTATCGCTATCTGGCGGTGGAATATCTGCTGATTGCGGTGCTGAACAGCCAGTCCAGTATGCGCGTCAATGAGCAGATGGATATCAGCAGCACCCACTATCTCGACATCAATCATGCGGATATCGTGGCGCGAATTGATTTAACCGAATGGGAAACCAACCCGGAATCGACCCGTTACCTGACCTTCCTGCGCGGCCGCGTCGGACGTAAAGTGGCTGACTTCTTTATGGACTTCCTGGGTGCCGAAGTGGGATTAGACACGAAGGCGCAGAACCGCGGTCTGTTGCAGGCCGTTGATGATTACTGCAACGAATCCGAACTGGATAAGCAGGAACGGCAGAACTATCGCCAGCAGGTTTACAGCTACTGCAACGAACAGTTGCAGGCGGGCGAGGAAATTGCACTGGAAGATCTGTCGAGCGAGCTGCCACCACTGGGCGAGAAAACCTTCCAGGCCTTTACCCAGGAGCAGGGCTACGAGCTGGAAGAGAGCTTCCCGGCGGATCGCAGTACGCTGCGTCAGCTGACGAAGTTTGCCGGCAGCGGCGGGGGACTGACCCTGAATTTTGATGCGATGTTACTGGGCGAGCGCATTTTCTGGGATCCGGCCACGGATACCCTGACGATTAAGGGCACACCACCCAATCTGCGCGACCAGCTTCAGCGCCGTACCAGCAGCAAATAAAAAAAGCCGGGCTTAGCCCGGCTTCTGTTCTCTGACACGTCGATTATCTCTGTGTATCAGGGACAAAATAAAAGGGCCGGTTTCTCAACCGGCCCTTTTACATTTCAACGTAATTCGCGATTAAGCGCGAACGAAGTCGATGTGGAACAGTTTTGGCTTGAACGGGTGACGCTGAACAGCCTGAACTTTCACTTTAGTTTCTTTGCCGTCAACTGACAGGGTCAGAACTTCGTCGTAGAAACCTGGCTTAGATTGCAGGTTCATTACTGAGTCGTGATCCAGATCGATGGCAACAGCCGCTTCAGAACCACCGTAGATGATGGCCGGGAAACGGTTTGCTGTACGCAGGCGGCGGCTCGCACCCTTACCCTGCTCTTTACGTTCTACTGCATTGATAGTGAGCATTAATATATCTCTTTATTTAAATCCTGCTACAGGCGACCCAGTAACAGGCAGGTTATTCAATACCGCTGATGCACATGCAAAAGCGGGCGGCAGTATAGCCGTTATGCCGGGTGGTAGCAAACGATATACCCGCTCGCCGGGTTCAGCATCCGGTCAGCCCTCGCTGGCATCACCTGTTAACGCAGCTCATTGGCGCGGCGATAGCGGCCCTGATAATCGAACATTTTCTCGCGGATCTGCCAGAACTGGCCTTTGGCCCGTGCGACGACAAAATCGGGATGACGTAGCAGCGGCTGGAGTGCCAGGACGTCAGCGGCGGTCTGCCAGCCCAGCGGCACGCCGGGGGCGCGCTGATGGGGACGCATAAAGAGCTGTTCAAACGCCTTACGCTGGGCCGGCGTCTGCAGACGAAAGCGTTCGCTGACGCTGGTGCCTTCCTCATCAAAATAGGTCGCCTTCAGCCATTCCCCTTTGGCGTCATGGCCCTGTTCCAGCGTCATGCCACCACAGCGAAGCACCAGTGCGTCTTTCAGTTTCAGCGCCGCTTTCAGCATATCGTCCGGATCGACCAGAATTTTGTCGCACTGGTGACAATGTCGGGCGGCAATATCATTCTCTGCGCCGCAGTCGGGACAACTTTTAAACCGGAAGCGGAAATCACACTGTTCGCGCTCACCTTCGTCATCTTCCAGTACGCCCTGACAGCGCCGGCCAAAATGCTCGATCACCATGCCATCTTCGGTCGCCTTGCCCCAGAAGGTGTTGGCGAAACCGCAGGCGGGACAGAAAACCTGAACCGGCTGATTGTCGCTGGCCCCTTTGGGGGCGCCAACTTCGGGCGTAAAGAGATCGTGCGGATTACCCGCGTAATCGAGAATCAGGCAGTCGGTTTTACCCGGTGAGAGCCGCAGGCCGCGTCCGACGATCTGCTGATAGAGGCTGACCGACTCGGTCGGGCGCAGGATTGCGATCAGGTCAACGTGCGGCGCATCAAACCCGGTGGTCAGCACCGCCACATTCACCAGGAATTTCAGCTGCTGCGCCTTAAACGCCAGAATCAGGGCATCGCGCTCTCTGGCTGGCGTTTCGGCCGAGACCAGCGCGCTTTTTTCTGGCAGCAGTCGCAGGATTTCACGCGCATGCTCCACCGTCGAGGCGAAAATCATCACGCCCAGCCGATCTTCAGCGAACTCCACGATCTGGCGGATGATATGGGGCGTCACGCGCTGCTGCTGCTTCAGTTCACGGTTCAGATCGGCTTCGCTGAACAGGCCGTTGGACTGTGCCGTGAGACGGCTGAAGTCATACTGCACCACCGGCATATCCAGTCGTTCCGGCGGCACCAGAAACTGATGCTTGATCATGTAGCGCAGGGGCAGTTCATAGATACAGTCGCGAAACAGCGATTTTTCATCGCCACGCACCATGCCGTGATAGTGGAACTGATAAATCCAGCCTTTACCCAGACGGAACGGTGTAGCGGTCAGTCCCAGTAAACGCAGTTGCGGATTGTGCTGACGCAGATGATTAAAGATCTGCTGATACTGACTCTCTTTATCATCGCCAATGCGGTGACACTCATCGACAATCACCAGCGAGAAGGCGCTGTCGAACTGGTCGAGGTTACGCGCCACTGACTGCACGCTGCCAAACACCACTTTGCGCTGACTCTCTTTGCGCTGAAGTCCGGCAGCAAAGATATCCGCCTCCAGCCCGTAGGCCTGATATTTACTGTGGTTCTGCGCCACCAGCTCTTTGACGTGCGCCAGCACCAGCACCCGGCCACGGGCCAGCCGGGCCAGCTCGGCAATCACCAGACTCTTGCCGGCACCGGTTGGCAGCACAATGACGGCAGGTTCCTGATGGCGACGGAAATGCGCCACGGTGGCATTCACCGCATCCTGTTGATAGGGGCGTAAGGTAAAAGACATGTTGCTCACTTTTGTATAACTGGCGGCAATTATGCCATGAAAGTGCGGTAAAC is a genomic window containing:
- the yejM gene encoding LPS biosynthesis-modulating metalloenzyme YejM is translated as MVTNQQRYREKVSQMISWGHWFALFNILFALILGSRYLLVADWPSSLAGRIYAYTSWVGHFSFVVFAAYLLIIFPLTFVVMSQRLMRVLSAVVATAGLTLIMVDSAVFSRFHLHLNPVVWELVINPDQSEMARDWQLMFISVPLIFLVEMLFATWSWQKLRSLNRRSFGKPVAALFISAFFASHLMYIWADANFYRPITMQRANLPLSYPMTARRFLERHGLLDAQEYQRRLIQQGDPEAVAVEYPLSDITFRDAGTRNNLLVLTVDGLNNATLAKALPQLNQFASENVRFTQHYSAGDTPEKGLFGLFYGISSSYMNGILASRTPSALLGALSTQGYQFGLFSSEGFNPPLYRQALLTDYSLPATTSQPNASTVAQWQNWLEKQKASQAPWFSWIALNGPDVTGDNSKARQRSYLRQAPAVDEQISAVLSSLQARDLLKNTVVVITAQRGLALDGDPDSAGNRQTLQVPLVIHWPDTPAQTVDRLSDHQDVMATLMQRLLHVRTNPVNYSQGEDLFAARRRHDWVASSEENKLVITTPQVTLVLNNNGSYRAYDAQGNALKDHKPELALLLQVLTEEKRFIAN
- a CDS encoding YejL family protein produces the protein MAQSSRYSDERVEQLLAEMAQILHKDKAPTDLSLMVLGNMVTNLINSDVAPAQRRSLARSFADALQASVRDDNAH
- the yejK gene encoding nucleoid-associated protein YejK — translated: MSLDIDQIALHQLIKRDENQLELALRDSLLPATNTVNAMVEELHRVYSAKSKAYGLFNAESELAEALRNCRKGNDDFLAFSRAATGRLRDELAKYPFAEGGVVLFIHYRYLAVEYLLIAVLNSQSSMRVNEQMDISSTHYLDINHADIVARIDLTEWETNPESTRYLTFLRGRVGRKVADFFMDFLGAEVGLDTKAQNRGLLQAVDDYCNESELDKQERQNYRQQVYSYCNEQLQAGEEIALEDLSSELPPLGEKTFQAFTQEQGYELEESFPADRSTLRQLTKFAGSGGGLTLNFDAMLLGERIFWDPATDTLTIKGTPPNLRDQLQRRTSSK
- the rplY gene encoding 50S ribosomal protein L25, producing MLTINAVERKEQGKGASRRLRTANRFPAIIYGGSEAAVAIDLDHDSVMNLQSKPGFYDEVLTLSVDGKETKVKVQAVQRHPFKPKLFHIDFVRA
- a CDS encoding DEAD/DEAH box helicase; this translates as MSFTLRPYQQDAVNATVAHFRRHQEPAVIVLPTGAGKSLVIAELARLARGRVLVLAHVKELVAQNHSKYQAYGLEADIFAAGLQRKESQRKVVFGSVQSVARNLDQFDSAFSLVIVDECHRIGDDKESQYQQIFNHLRQHNPQLRLLGLTATPFRLGKGWIYQFHYHGMVRGDEKSLFRDCIYELPLRYMIKHQFLVPPERLDMPVVQYDFSRLTAQSNGLFSEADLNRELKQQQRVTPHIIRQIVEFAEDRLGVMIFASTVEHAREILRLLPEKSALVSAETPARERDALILAFKAQQLKFLVNVAVLTTGFDAPHVDLIAILRPTESVSLYQQIVGRGLRLSPGKTDCLILDYAGNPHDLFTPEVGAPKGASDNQPVQVFCPACGFANTFWGKATEDGMVIEHFGRRCQGVLEDDEGEREQCDFRFRFKSCPDCGAENDIAARHCHQCDKILVDPDDMLKAALKLKDALVLRCGGMTLEQGHDAKGEWLKATYFDEEGTSVSERFRLQTPAQRKAFEQLFMRPHQRAPGVPLGWQTAADVLALQPLLRHPDFVVARAKGQFWQIREKMFDYQGRYRRANELR